In Lujinxingia sediminis, a single genomic region encodes these proteins:
- a CDS encoding dienelactone hydrolase family protein has product MNRRVMMVPVIGFTLASAWACSSSSSSPDAPPGASKVRQESETRTYSEAMAHEHHDDAPTLSDPGRPRHVEGVEATELAYHQGLHGAVEGYLATPENLEPIAGVVIVHEWWGLNDTIRAMAEQLASEGYAVLAVDLYEGQTAQTPG; this is encoded by the coding sequence ATGAACCGTCGTGTGATGATGGTGCCGGTCATCGGTTTTACCCTGGCGTCTGCATGGGCCTGTTCCTCGTCCTCATCGTCCCCCGATGCGCCTCCCGGCGCGTCGAAGGTCCGCCAGGAGTCGGAGACGCGCACGTACTCCGAGGCCATGGCCCACGAGCATCATGACGACGCCCCCACGCTCTCCGATCCCGGGCGCCCTCGCCACGTTGAGGGAGTTGAGGCCACCGAGCTTGCCTACCATCAAGGGCTCCATGGCGCCGTTGAGGGCTATCTGGCCACCCCGGAAAACCTGGAGCCCATCGCAGGTGTGGTCATCGTACATGAGTGGTGGGGACTCAACGACACCATCCGCGCCATGGCCGAGCAGCTCGCCAGTGAGGGCTACGCAGTGCTCGCCGTCGATCTCTACGAGGGCCAGACCGCTCAAACCCCCGGATGA
- a CDS encoding GTPase — protein sequence MTLREELQEQVVRIEEMLEKVPEPMARKLREHLGELRELLLEQRPPRFVLVGRRGAGKSSLVNAIFGEPVAEVGHEKATTARGTWWSYQGALGTLEMLDTRGLQEGSAPEQARAEESAQQSIARAIEEKAPDALLFLIKAKEVDAAVDGDLDGLEAVSQQVRELYGYRVPLVAVITHCDELEPKNVSLHAPDDEAPEELQEKLARVRRIEQDLGQKIRGRVALRDQLVGVHGVSVYQSWRRDGTRRADERWRVEELLDFLLDELPEQARVEFVRLSQVRGLQHRMADRLTTVVSGITAGVALTPLPLADIGPITSLQVSLVVGIGYVAGRRLELRTAAEFLGALGANVGAAMAFREVARGLVKVLPGFGSAVSAAVAFAGTRGVGRASAAYFIDGVSTELARELFKKARRDAEAEYQRDLED from the coding sequence ATGACGTTGCGCGAAGAGCTCCAGGAGCAGGTCGTGCGCATCGAAGAGATGCTCGAGAAGGTGCCCGAGCCGATGGCTCGCAAGCTGCGTGAGCACCTCGGGGAATTGCGAGAACTTCTGCTGGAGCAGCGCCCACCACGCTTTGTACTGGTGGGCCGGCGGGGGGCAGGGAAATCGTCGTTGGTCAACGCCATCTTCGGCGAACCCGTCGCTGAGGTGGGTCATGAGAAGGCCACGACCGCTCGGGGGACCTGGTGGAGTTATCAGGGTGCCCTGGGGACGCTTGAGATGCTCGATACCCGCGGCCTCCAGGAGGGCAGCGCCCCGGAGCAGGCCCGCGCCGAGGAGAGCGCACAGCAGAGTATTGCGCGGGCGATCGAAGAGAAGGCGCCGGATGCGCTGCTCTTTTTGATCAAGGCCAAAGAGGTCGACGCCGCTGTCGATGGCGACCTCGATGGTCTCGAAGCGGTCAGTCAGCAGGTGCGCGAGCTTTACGGCTACCGGGTGCCGCTGGTGGCCGTGATCACACACTGCGACGAACTCGAGCCCAAAAACGTCAGCCTCCACGCCCCCGACGACGAAGCGCCGGAGGAGCTTCAAGAGAAGCTCGCCCGCGTGCGGCGTATTGAGCAGGACCTCGGCCAGAAGATTCGAGGTCGCGTTGCGCTGCGCGATCAGCTGGTGGGAGTGCACGGCGTCTCGGTCTATCAGTCCTGGCGTCGCGACGGCACGCGCCGTGCCGATGAGCGCTGGCGCGTTGAGGAGTTACTTGATTTTTTACTCGATGAGCTGCCCGAGCAGGCCCGGGTGGAGTTCGTGCGGCTCAGTCAGGTTCGAGGGTTGCAGCATCGTATGGCGGATCGCCTGACCACGGTGGTTTCCGGGATCACCGCCGGGGTCGCGCTGACGCCGCTGCCGCTGGCCGATATCGGACCGATCACCTCTCTGCAGGTCAGTCTGGTGGTGGGGATAGGCTATGTGGCCGGTCGTCGCCTGGAGCTTCGTACCGCGGCGGAGTTTCTGGGCGCGCTGGGGGCCAATGTGGGCGCGGCGATGGCGTTTCGTGAGGTTGCCCGGGGACTGGTCAAGGTCCTCCCCGGATTCGGGAGCGCGGTTTCTGCGGCGGTAGCGTTCGCCGGCACTCGCGGTGTGGGGCGGGCCTCGGCGGCGTATTTCATCGATGGCGTGAGTACCGAGCTGGCGAGAGAGCTCTTTAAGAAAGCGCGCCGCGACGCGGAGGCGGAGTACCAACGCGACCTTGAGGACTGA
- a CDS encoding methyltransferase domain-containing protein has translation MSQSLESPAVRAHREVVERLWTRPLLNACAELLPLVEGKTVLSAESRCGAVVTHWLKYLPEETRMMALDSNASMLDCARERVSEAEQRRIFFVQQRVNALSYADEVFEASVCLHGLVSRRQLDEGLAELARVTSSGGLVMAALPTSESFDAFYDLLDEALRSHGLHEALERLGELKERTLVDAGAAARSARNFGLHDLILERIRWDLSFASGRDFLQSPLIQETFFPHWSGAIRGSEREAVLGYITRAIDTYWRDRTFDTPIEAAVVIGRRL, from the coding sequence ATGAGTCAGTCTCTGGAGAGCCCGGCTGTACGTGCCCACCGCGAGGTCGTGGAGCGTCTCTGGACCAGGCCACTGCTCAACGCCTGTGCCGAGCTTTTGCCGCTGGTGGAGGGCAAGACGGTACTGTCGGCCGAGTCGCGCTGTGGCGCGGTCGTAACGCACTGGCTGAAGTATCTCCCCGAAGAGACGCGAATGATGGCGTTGGATTCGAACGCCTCGATGCTTGACTGCGCTCGCGAGCGGGTCAGTGAGGCGGAGCAACGTCGTATCTTCTTTGTGCAGCAACGCGTCAACGCGCTCTCCTACGCCGATGAGGTGTTCGAAGCGTCGGTCTGCCTGCACGGCCTGGTGAGCCGTCGACAACTCGATGAGGGGCTCGCCGAACTGGCGCGTGTGACGTCGAGCGGCGGGCTGGTGATGGCGGCGCTTCCCACATCCGAGAGCTTCGATGCGTTTTACGATCTTCTCGATGAGGCTCTGCGCTCTCATGGCTTGCACGAAGCGCTGGAGCGTTTGGGAGAGTTAAAAGAGCGCACGCTGGTCGATGCCGGCGCGGCTGCCCGGAGCGCTCGCAACTTCGGGCTGCATGATCTCATCCTGGAGCGGATTCGTTGGGATCTCTCCTTTGCCAGTGGTCGTGATTTTTTGCAGTCACCTCTGATCCAGGAGACCTTCTTCCCGCATTGGTCTGGGGCGATTCGCGGCTCGGAGCGTGAAGCGGTACTTGGTTATATCACCCGGGCGATCGATACCTACTGGCGTGATCGCACCTTCGATACCCCTATCGAGGCTGCCGTGGTGATCGGTCGTCGTCTCTGA
- a CDS encoding outer membrane beta-barrel protein yields MMMKHPGRVVSLAMVVLLVSASPAIAQQQPPFDASDAQERNRLKSAFRTGRWNTGIDASFARTSASNELPSGRVASDATLFLRVDGSVGVMVVKRLEVGATIGLLVRRLNRDEEAAATETAMTLQPMARYHLPMTDRFSTHVQVSLGPYFGGSSRDITVVEGDQQLRAEERTRTLGLITSTGLGVGYRVSEGLQVRFGVDLTWLWGRERLSTSDDSLRVTTAHVGTSAGLRYFF; encoded by the coding sequence ATGATGATGAAACATCCGGGTCGTGTCGTCTCACTCGCCATGGTCGTACTTCTCGTCTCCGCAAGCCCGGCGATCGCTCAGCAACAACCCCCCTTCGACGCGAGCGATGCTCAGGAGCGCAATCGACTGAAGTCAGCATTTCGCACCGGCCGATGGAACACCGGTATCGACGCGAGCTTTGCGCGCACGAGCGCCTCCAACGAGCTCCCCTCGGGCCGCGTGGCGAGCGACGCGACGCTCTTCTTGCGGGTCGATGGCTCCGTAGGCGTGATGGTAGTCAAACGCCTGGAAGTCGGCGCGACGATCGGTCTGCTGGTTCGTCGCCTCAATCGCGACGAGGAAGCTGCCGCGACCGAGACGGCGATGACCCTTCAGCCGATGGCCCGCTACCACCTCCCCATGACCGACCGATTCTCGACCCATGTGCAGGTCTCGCTGGGCCCCTACTTCGGGGGAAGCAGCCGCGACATCACCGTCGTTGAAGGCGATCAGCAACTTCGCGCGGAAGAACGCACGCGCACCCTGGGCCTGATCACCTCCACCGGGCTTGGCGTCGGCTACCGCGTTAGCGAGGGGTTGCAGGTACGTTTCGGCGTTGACCTGACCTGGCTCTGGGGACGAGAGCGCCTCTCGACGAGCGACGACTCCCTGCGCGTAACGACTGCTCACGTGGGCACCAGCGCCGGGCTGCGATACTTCTTCTGA